The Sesamum indicum cultivar Zhongzhi No. 13 linkage group LG6, S_indicum_v1.0, whole genome shotgun sequence genome has a segment encoding these proteins:
- the LOC105165865 gene encoding uncharacterized protein LOC105165865, translated as MEIKKLLRIMEIFLLLVFLTWASARLPFALRISAEYLRQLARVVVSPLFIFLLSNVIVLTLFFKSPGDLIFPPQTTSQNVTESHMEYFCPEFIKDAGRSSPPAAEDIVMFQDKQTVFEVTKVKVHRRSQSSETMSTSKQDYNNPCSSCGKQLRRSETERRLRVEEVAAERAEVVDELSNEEFQRAIEAFIAKQIKFHEEEKLAIVLHHG; from the coding sequence atggaAATCAAGAAGCTACTTCGCATTATGGAAATCTTCCTGTTACTGGTTTTCCTGACATGGGCGTCCGCCCGCCTGCCGTTCGCACTCAGAATCTCGGCCGAGTACCTCCGGCAGCTCGCAAGGGTCGTCGTTAGTCCGCTCTTCATTTTCCTCCTCAGCAACGTCATAGTCCTAACCCTCTTCTTCAAGTCCCCCGGCGATCTGATCTTCCCACCGCAGACTACTTCTCAAAATGTAACCGAGTCCCACATGGAATATTTCTGCCCAGAGTTCATCAAAGACGCCGGCAGAAGCTCCCCTCCCGCTGCGGAGGATATTGTAATGTTCCAAGACAAGCAAACTGTTTTCGAAGTGACAAAAGTCAAAGTTCATAGGAGGAGCCAGTCGTCGGAGACGATGAGTACTTCGAAGCAGGATTataataacccatgtagtagTTGCGGGAAGCAGCTGCGGCGGTCGGAGACGGAGAGGCGGCTGAGAGTGGAGGAGGTGGCGGCGGAGAGAGCAGAGGTGGTGGATGAACTGAGCAACGAGGAGTTCCAGAGAGCCATAGAAGCATTCATTGCTAAGCAaatcaagtttcatgaagaagaaaagctGGCGATTGTgcttcatcatggttga
- the LOC105165767 gene encoding salicylate carboxymethyltransferase yields the protein MDLEKVFHMKGGLGDNSYANNSSLQKKVADMVKHITLEAIEEMFTATRPKSLGIADLGCSSGPNTLSNVKELVDAVENTNRKIQQPRPEFRVYLNDLPTNDFNTVFQALPDFYRELRKGRNDGGPAVYIAGCPGTFYGRLFPDNSLNFVYSSNSLHWLSKVPSGIYDEQGVSINKKSIYISERSPSGVPEAFLRQFQEDLSFFLKSRSEEVVSGGKMVLLLLGRSGPYHVDRNSYIYWEMLYQSLATLVSQGEIEEEKLECYEVNFYAPSKEELEEEVRKEGSFKVEMIDKFEQGIDIGSDGDKYSSYGQAVAKTVRSIQESMIAHHFGEGVLDKLFHQYARLADQEMAKQGLASTHIVLVLTRL from the exons ATGGATCTTGAGAAAGTTTTTCACATGAAAGGAGGGCTTGGAGACAACAGCTATGCCAACAATTCTTCACTTCAg AAAAAGGTTGCTGATATGGTTAAACACATAACCCTGGAAGCCATAGAAGAAATGTTTACGGCAACAAGGCCGAAGAGCTTAGGCATAGCTGATCTGGGCTGTTCATCCGGGCCCAACACGCTGTCGAACGTTAAAGAACTTGTGGATGCTGTTGAAAACACCAATCGGAAAATCCAGCAGCCGAGGCCCGAATTCCGGGTTTATCTGAATGATCTCCCGACAAATGATTTCAACACTGTTTTCCAGGCCTTGCCCGATTTTTACAGGGAGCTGAGGAAAGGGAGAAACGACGGGGGCCCGGCTGTATATATCGCTGGTTGTCCAGGCACATTCTATGGCAGGCTCTTTCCGGACAATAGCTTGAACTTTGTCTATTCCTCCAACAGCCTGCACTGGCTGTCCAAG GTTCCTTCAGGGATTTATGACGAGCAGGGCGTGTCGATAAACAAAAAGAGCATATACATATCTGAGAGGAGCCCGTCAGGGGTACCGGAAGCATTCCTCAGACAGTTCCAGGAGGACTTGTCATTTTTCCTGAAGTCGAGGTCTGAGGAGGTTGTCAGTGGAGGGAAGATGGTGCTGCTGTTGTTGGGAAGGAGTGGCCCATACCATGTCGACAGGAACAGTTACATCTACTGGGAAATGCTCTATCAGTCTTTAGCCACCCTTGTTAGTCAG GGTGAAATAGAAGAGGAAAAGTTGGAGTGTTATGAGGTGAACTTTTATGCGCCATCAAAAGAAGAGTTGGAAGAAGAAGTAAGAAAGGAGGGTTCTTTCAAAGTGGAGATGATTGACAAGTTTGAACAAGGGATTGATATTGGTAGTGATGGGGATAAGTATTCAAGCTACGGACAGGCAGTGGCCAAGACAGTGAGGTCCATTCAAGAATCAATGATTGCACACCACTTTGGAGAGGGTGTTTTGGACAAGCTGTTCCACCAATATGCTCGATTGGCTGATCAAGAAATGGCCAAACAGGGACTTGCCTCCACCCACATTGTTCTTGTTCTTACAAGACTGTGA
- the LOC105165766 gene encoding uncharacterized protein LOC105165766 has protein sequence MAIQDDDNTMKIFCIGTADTKLEELRFLAQAIRSNLQLFSANSTSEVLVTLVDVSASRKDVESCEDFKFVSKKDLLSCYFGAGEQHGTLLPDDRGKAIAIMSKALDVFLSKAHGDRVLAGVIGLGGSGGTALMSSAFRSLPIGIPKVIVSTVASGQTEPYVGTSDLVLFPSVVDICGINSVSRVVLSNAAAAFAGMVIGQLKMSKTSEAASGKGTVGITMFGVTTPCVSAVKDRLQCEGYETLVFHATGVGGRAMEDLVRGGFIQGVLDITTTEVADYVVGGIMACDSSRFDVILEKKIPLVLSIGALDMVNFGPKDTISPNFQQRKIYEHNEQVTLMRTTVDENRKFAAFIADKLNKSSSKVCVCLPKKGVSALDAPDKAFYDPDATGALIEELQRLIETNEDRQVKVFRHHINDLEFANALVDSFLEICTNLIGVGSQATCGSTEGAQDKTSAPKISSQSVISVSYSLSNFPDAKPETLQRTREILQQLKYQINEGKPIIGAGAGTGISAKFEEVGGVDLIVLYNSGRFRMAGRGSLAGLLPFADANAVVLDMANEVLPVVKKVPVLAGVCATDPFRRIDFFLKQLESIGFSGVQNFPTVGLFDGNFRQNLEETGMGYGLEVEMIAKAHKMGLLTTPYAFNQEEATAMAKAGADIVVAHMGLTTSGSIGAKTALSIGESVTLVQAIADAVHRINPEAIVLCHGGPISGPKEAEYVLTRTKGVHGFYGASSLERLPVEQAITATVQQYKSISMT, from the exons ATGGCGATTCAGGATGATGACAATACTATGAAAATCTTCTGCATTGGAACTGCTGATACGAAGCTTGAAGAGCTGAGATTCCTCGCCCAGGCCATTCGCTCCAATCTCCAACTTTTTTCCGCTAACTCTACCTCAGAG GTGTTGGTGACACTCGTAGATGTGTCTGCTAGTCGGAAAGATGTGGAGAGTTGTGAGGATTTCAAATTTGTGTCGAAGAAAGATCTCCTTTCTTGCTATTTTGGAGCAGGGGAACAACATGGTACCCTGCTTCCGGATGACAGAGGCAAAGCTATTGCAATCATGAGCAAAGCGCTTGATGTTTTCCTCAGTAAAGCTCATGGTGATCGAGTTCTTGCTGGAGTTATAGGGCTTGGCGGTAGTGGAGGGACAGCGTTGATGTCATCTGCCTTTAGGTCACTTCCTATTGGAATTCCAAAGGTGATTGTATCAACTGTGGCTAGTGGTCAGACTGAACCCTATGTTGGAACTTCTGATTTGGTGTTATTTCCATCAGTGGTGGATATTTGTGGCATTAATAGTGTGAGTAGAGTCGTCTTGTCGAATGCCGCAGCTGCTTTTGCTGGAATGGTGATTGGGCAACTAAAGATGTCAAAAACATCTGAGGCTGCTAGTGGAAAGGGTACAGTTGGTATAACTATGTTTGGGGTTACTACTCCATGTGTCAGTGCTGTTAAAGATAGATTGCAGTGTGAAGGTTATGAGACCTTGGTTTTCCATGCTACTGGGGTTGGAGGGAGGGCTATGGAGGATCTTGTTAGAGGAGGATTTATACAG GGTGTTTTGGATATTACAACTACAGAGGTGGCTGATTATGTAGTTGGAGGGATCATGGCATGCGACAGCTCCCGATTTGATGTCATATTAGAAAAGAAGATACCTTTAGTTCTCAGCATTGGAGCATTGGATATGGTGAACTTTGGACCAAAAGACACTATATCTCCTAACTTTcagcaaagaaaaatttatgaacACAATGAACAG GTTACACTAATGCGCACAACAGTGGATGAGAATAGGAAATTTGCTGCATTTATAGCAGACAAGTTGAACAAGTCATCTTCTAAGGTTTGTGTTTGCTTGCCAAAGAAAGGTGTCTCTGCGTTGGATGCACCAGACAAGGCCTTCTACGATCCTGATGCTACTGGGGCTCTCATAGAGGAACTGCAGAGGCTAATTGAAACTAATGAAGATCGTCAG GTTAAAGTTTTCCGGCATCACATTAATGATCTGGAGTTTGCAAATGCACTAGTGGACTCGTTCTTGGAGATCTGTACGAACCTTATCGGAGTTGGAAGTCAAGCTACCTGTGGATCTACTGAAGGTGCTCAGGACAAAACTTCTGCCCCTAAGATAAGTTCCCAGAGCGTCATATCTGTTTCATATAGCTTGAGCAACTTCCCTGATGCAAAACCAG AAACACTACAAAGAACACGAGAAATACTGCAGCAattgaaatatcaaataaacgAGGGCAAACCTATTATTGGTGCTGGTGCGGGTACAGGCATATCAGCCAAGTTTGAGGAAGTTGGTGGAGTGGATCTGATAGTCTTGTACAACTCAGGGCGTTTTAGGATGGCAGGAAGGGGGTCCTTGGCAGGTCTATTGCCATTTGCTGATGCAAATGCAGTCGTACTTGACATGGCCAATGAGGTGTTGCCT GTAGTGAAAAAAGTTCCAGTTCTCGCTGGAGTCTGTGCAACTGACCCATTCCGGAGGATAGATTTCTTCCTGAAGCAGTTGGAGTCTATTGGATTCTCAGGGGTGCAGAATTTTCCAACTGTTGGGCTATTTGATGGTAATTTTAGACAAAATCTGGAAGAGACAGGAATGGGATATGG ATTGGAGGTTGAGATGATTGCGAAAGCTCATAAAATGGGGCTCTTGACAACCCCATATGCTTTTAACCAAGAGGAAGCGACAGCAATGGCAAAAGCTGGTGCTGACATCGTTGTGGCCCATATGGGCCTGACTACATCTGGTTCAATTGGAGCTAAAACAGCACTCTCAATTGGGGAAAGTGTAACTCTTGTCCAAGCTATTGCAGATGCCGTTCACAGGATCAACCCTGAAGCTATTGTTCTATGCCATGgag GTCCGATATCTGGGCCGAAGGAAGCAGAGTATGTATTGACAAGAACTAAAGGAGTTCACGGGTTCTATGGTGCATCCAGTTTGGAAAGGCTGCCTGTTGAACAAGCCATAACAGCCACAGTACAACAGTATAAATCTATATCTATGACTTGA